Proteins co-encoded in one Methyloterricola oryzae genomic window:
- a CDS encoding DUF2341 domain-containing protein, whose protein sequence is MNVRTACRLLAVCCLCLSPPLAHAWWDDHWSSRKQISVDGGITGADVKDTLTDVPVLLRLHLGNFAFFSELAPGGRDLRFIDNQGLPLKHALARLDAANDQALVWIKLPQVRGGVSSDAFWMYYGNGNAPDASDSKGLYDTAQSLVFHFGDGEALPKDATAYASHAADSKAQPEPAGWIGSAARFTGAGGVSVNPAPQLAIAPEPGWTFSTWVRIDQPQGTVSLVSASEGGNGLSLELQGTALTARYQGPAGQGQTTAANLALGRWQYVALTADKAGLHLYVDGAPVGHSPVSLAAFTPTLRFGEGLVGLLDEIQVARTARSADWIKLQFRSQSPDFTLLSFGQDEGKESGGGTSYFVIILQSLTVDGWVVIALCGVMFVISSLVMVTKGLAISRARKDNRAFLAQYRDIDASDPGALDQDESEEEKEFADSDFLTALVGKHDHFQSSPIYHVYHAGVQELKKRVARGGSNRMLTPEALNVIRARLDAAVVRESQKLNRSMVLLTIAISGGPFLGLLGTVLGVMITFAVIAATGDVNINSIAPGISGALLATVAGLAVAIPALFGYNYLLTQIKDLTADMHVFTDEFLAMVSERAADLQREG, encoded by the coding sequence ATGAATGTCCGTACCGCGTGCCGCCTGCTGGCGGTCTGCTGCCTGTGCCTCAGTCCGCCGCTGGCCCATGCCTGGTGGGACGATCACTGGAGTTCGCGCAAGCAGATCAGCGTGGATGGCGGAATCACCGGGGCCGACGTGAAGGACACCCTGACCGATGTGCCGGTGTTGTTGCGCCTGCACCTGGGCAACTTTGCCTTTTTCTCGGAACTGGCGCCGGGCGGCCGTGACCTGCGTTTCATCGACAACCAGGGCTTGCCGTTGAAGCACGCGTTGGCGCGGCTGGATGCGGCCAACGACCAGGCTCTGGTCTGGATCAAGCTGCCCCAGGTGCGCGGCGGGGTGAGCAGCGACGCGTTCTGGATGTATTACGGCAATGGCAATGCGCCGGATGCCTCCGACAGCAAGGGACTGTACGACACGGCGCAGAGCTTGGTGTTTCATTTCGGCGACGGCGAGGCGCTCCCCAAGGACGCCACCGCCTATGCCAGCCATGCGGCCGACTCCAAGGCCCAGCCAGAGCCCGCCGGCTGGATTGGTTCTGCCGCCCGGTTCACGGGGGCCGGTGGCGTCAGCGTCAACCCCGCGCCGCAATTGGCCATCGCGCCGGAGCCCGGCTGGACTTTCTCAACCTGGGTGCGCATCGACCAGCCCCAGGGGACCGTGAGCCTGGTATCCGCCTCGGAGGGCGGCAACGGCTTGAGCCTGGAACTACAGGGCACCGCCCTGACGGCCCGCTACCAGGGACCGGCCGGTCAGGGCCAGACGACCGCGGCGAACCTGGCCTTGGGGCGCTGGCAGTATGTGGCGCTGACCGCCGATAAAGCGGGTTTGCATCTGTACGTCGATGGGGCACCCGTCGGTCATTCGCCGGTAAGCCTGGCGGCGTTCACGCCCACATTGAGATTCGGCGAGGGCCTGGTGGGTTTGCTGGACGAGATCCAGGTGGCCAGGACGGCGCGAAGCGCCGACTGGATCAAGCTGCAATTCCGCAGCCAGAGCCCGGATTTCACGCTGCTGAGCTTCGGCCAGGACGAGGGCAAGGAAAGCGGCGGAGGCACCAGCTATTTCGTCATCATCCTGCAGAGCCTCACCGTGGACGGCTGGGTGGTCATCGCCCTATGCGGCGTGATGTTCGTCATCAGTTCCCTGGTGATGGTGACCAAGGGGCTGGCCATCTCCCGGGCGCGCAAGGATAACCGGGCTTTCCTGGCGCAGTACCGCGACATCGACGCCTCCGATCCCGGCGCACTGGATCAGGACGAAAGCGAGGAAGAAAAGGAGTTTGCCGATTCCGATTTCCTCACTGCCCTGGTGGGCAAGCACGACCATTTTCAGTCCTCGCCCATCTACCACGTCTACCATGCCGGCGTGCAGGAGCTGAAGAAGCGGGTGGCCCGGGGTGGCAGCAATCGCATGCTGACCCCGGAGGCGCTGAACGTCATCCGCGCGCGCCTGGACGCGGCGGTGGTGCGGGAATCCCAGAAACTCAACCGCAGCATGGTGTTGCTCACCATCGCCATCTCCGGCGGGCCGTTCCTGGGCCTGCTCGGCACCGTGCTGGGGGTGATGATCACCTTCGCCGTGATCGCCGCCACCGGCGACGTCAACATCAACTCCATCGCCCCCGGCATCTCCGGTGCCCTGCTCGCCACCGTCGCCGGCCTGGCCGTCGCCATCCCCGCCCTGTTTGGCTACAACTACCTGCTCACCCAGATCAAGGACCTGACGGCGGACATGCACGTGTTCACCGACGAGTTCCTGGCCATGGTCTCCGAGCGCGCCGCGGACCTGCAGCGCGAGGGCTGA
- a CDS encoding ExbD/TolR family protein, protein MKVGEEGKVYDDINITPMLDVAYVLLLIFIIMTTATVQGITVNLPKASST, encoded by the coding sequence ATGAAAGTCGGCGAGGAAGGCAAGGTCTATGACGACATCAATATTACGCCCATGCTGGACGTGGCGTATGTGCTGCTGCTGATCTTCATCATCATGACCACGGCGACGGTGCAGGGCATCACCGTCAACCTGCCCAAGGCCAGCAGCACGC